AGCGAGTTCCAGCTGTATCACCGGGCGCTGCAGGCCGTCTCGAAGGGGGACGTCCCACGACAGGGCGTGAGCACGGCCGAACTCCAGTCGCGGCTGAACGAAGCGATCAGTGGGGGGCCAGGGGTCGTACTGGCCGTCGACCACGTCGGCGAGTCCGAATCGCTCTTGATCGAAGACGTGACCGGCTGGTTCGAGCCGTTCGGCCGGTCCGTCTCGCTCGTGCTCGTCGGCCGGCCACCGGACAGCGACGGCGAGAAGTGGACGGACGCAGAGATCGAGATCCCTGGCTACGGACAGCAGGTGCTGATCGACATCCTGATGACTCGCGGGTCGGACGCACTCGCGCGGGACGCGCTGCAACACTCGCAGGCACGACAGATCGCGTCCTGGGCGGGCGGGGACGCACACGACGCGCTAGCGGCACTGTTCGGAGGGGCCGATCAGGCCGACGCCGCCGGCGTCGAGCACGTCCGCGACAAGGACATACAGGCCGGGATCGACGCAGTCCCCACGCCGTGTGTCCCGCTCGGTGTCGTCCTCTCGCTGCGAGACAATCGCCAGCGCGTGCTACGTGAACTGCTCAATCTCGGTTCCGAAGACCGGGGGTCCGTCACCGCGACGACGGAAGCGATCGCCG
This window of the Halapricum desulfuricans genome carries:
- a CDS encoding Cdc6/Cdc18 family protein; its protein translation is MDLAQRIRRRRRRGADRPIVLDYEPLNPVAHVQEPVGRGPIFERLLDHLDPVFDGTLPPNVYVWGPPGSGKSAIVTALFDRLKSMTVQPHAVIHTSTRAQTTELPTFVYVDTRTANSEFQLYHRALQAVSKGDVPRQGVSTAELQSRLNEAISGGPGVVLAVDHVGESESLLIEDVTGWFEPFGRSVSLVLVGRPPDSDGEKWTDAEIEIPGYGQQVLIDILMTRGSDALARDALQHSQARQIASWAGGDAHDALAALFGGADQADAAGVEHVRDKDIQAGIDAVPTPCVPLGVVLSLRDNRQRVLRELLNLGSEDRGSVTATTEAIAATDDIDLSPGTVKRFLYELAERGVVERVSSSRTKGHGRPPSRVEPRFPTLVFRRLYDLQTSQR